From Triticum urartu cultivar G1812 chromosome 2, Tu2.1, whole genome shotgun sequence, a single genomic window includes:
- the LOC125536203 gene encoding uncharacterized protein LOC125536203 isoform X2: protein MESTLITRLSPLLPSPSKSSPLSSPPLAGARRIASISFSSVSVCGVLRPRGGVTSSVTAAAAALGEAAEPGSEAILLGVQPEVTSATVDYKEARAVVWTTPDVKVAEDWQKQCGEKLASHLGTCGFESRPQG from the exons ATGGAGTCTACGCTAATCACGAGATTAtcccccctcctcccctctccctccaAGTCCAGCCCCCTCTCCTCACCCCCCCTCGCCGGAGCGCGCCGCATCGCCTCCATTTCCTTCTCTTCCGTCAGCGTGTGTGGCGTCTTGCGTCCCCGCGGCGGCGTTACCTCGTCGGTCACCGCCGCAGCAGCGGCGCTCGGCGAGGCGGCAGAGCCCGGGTCTGAGGCCATATTGCTCGGTGTTCAG CCTGAGGTTACTTCTGCTACAGTTGATTATAAGGAAGCAAGGGCTGTCGTGTGGACAACTCCTGATGTCAAGGTGGCAGAAGATTGGCAGAAACAATGTGGAGAGAAACTTGCAAGTCATCTTGGTACTTGTGGATTTGAGTCTCGCCCACAAG GGTAA
- the LOC125536203 gene encoding copper-transporting ATPase PAA1, chloroplastic-like isoform X1, whose protein sequence is MESTLITRLSPLLPSPSKSSPLSSPPLAGARRIASISFSSVSVCGVLRPRGGVTSSVTAAAAALGEAAEPGSEAILLGVQGMMCDGCAASVKRILESQPEVTSATVDYKEARAVVWTTPDVKVAEDWQKQCGEKLASHLGTCGFESRPQG, encoded by the exons ATGGAGTCTACGCTAATCACGAGATTAtcccccctcctcccctctccctccaAGTCCAGCCCCCTCTCCTCACCCCCCCTCGCCGGAGCGCGCCGCATCGCCTCCATTTCCTTCTCTTCCGTCAGCGTGTGTGGCGTCTTGCGTCCCCGCGGCGGCGTTACCTCGTCGGTCACCGCCGCAGCAGCGGCGCTCGGCGAGGCGGCAGAGCCCGGGTCTGAGGCCATATTGCTCGGTGTTCAG GGCATGATGTGCGACGGGTGCGCTGCGAGTGTGAAGCGGATTCTCGAGAGTCAA CCTGAGGTTACTTCTGCTACAGTTGATTATAAGGAAGCAAGGGCTGTCGTGTGGACAACTCCTGATGTCAAGGTGGCAGAAGATTGGCAGAAACAATGTGGAGAGAAACTTGCAAGTCATCTTGGTACTTGTGGATTTGAGTCTCGCCCACAAG GGTAA